The following coding sequences lie in one Ctenopharyngodon idella isolate HZGC_01 chromosome 11, HZGC01, whole genome shotgun sequence genomic window:
- the nuf2 gene encoding kinetochore protein Nuf2 isoform X2 codes for MTENTFPVYKVDVIVQFYRTEVLTGQEAKHFTKNDITPNPKAETIQRVYMRVLQLLFRFRPECHYTVPLSENVQYPMLYEWVTPIMSVYMRMCQFLPLCHVYDFSLNDLLNPKVKRTITILSAIQNFLHFRKQRLEMAAAHQQSFRSDMDRLQAYTREIKEAEKKIEKLTTIPPEQQAEAKELAAALAELTTNTQHEYQDVNAMNEKVAQCKTEIAEISQKLTQRKLDVATLKDEISKLKSQIVESPEELKNEMEKMKENVKSIKMSKELADERLVELQMLVQCASQVEAEIQVLLKQLQDLQSSMCKTNQQKEEVQRLAAMNEALQKELKSLSTEEGQMKRALAMKLDKESKQQIRRQKKKEVKDQQVKNIYGQYDKIHQKREEFVKIIEESNRETKQFKEKMQKLREKCSQRTQKAQEIYDRLLTTLEQYNKRIESIVVETNADTLKMKSHF; via the exons ATGACTGAAAACACCTTCCCGGTGTACAAGGTGGATGTTATTGTGCAGTTCTACCGAACCGAAGTTCTGACTGGACAAGAGGCTAAACATTTCACGAAGAATGATATTACTCCGAACCCAAAG GCAGAAACCATTCAGAGAGTCTACATGAGAGTTTTGCAGCTTCTGTTTCGTTTCAGACCGGAGTGCCATTACACG GTGCCGCTGTCTGAAAACGTTCAGTACCCAATGCTGTATGAGTGGGTTACTCCAATCATGAGCGTTTACATGCGCAT GTGCCAGTTCTTACCGCTTTGTCATGTGTATGATTTTTCCCTGAATGACTTGCTCAACCCCA aggtGAAGCGAACAATCACTATTCTGAGCGCAATCCAAAATTTCCTACACTTCAGAAAGCAGAGGCTGGAAATGGCTGCTGCCCACCAGCAAAGTTTT cggTCTGATATGGACAGACTCCAGGCATACACAAGAGAAATAAAGGAAGCTGAGAAGAAGATTGAGAAACTGAC TACCATACCACCAGAGCAGCAAGCGGAGGCTAAAGAGCTGGCGGCCGCCCTGGCAGAGTTGACAACTAACACGCAGCATGAATATCAGGATGTG AATGCAATGAATGAAAAGGTTGCACAGTGCAAGACGGAAATTGCTGAGATATCACAGAAACTG ACTCAAAGGAAATTGGATGTGGCGACACTGAAGGACGAGATATCCAAGCTCAAGTCTCAGATTGTGGAGTCTCCTGAAGAGCTAAAAAACGAGATGGAAAAGATGAAAGAGAATGTGAAGAGCATTAAGATGTCAAAA GAGCTGGCCGATGAACGGTTGGTGGAGCTCCAGATGCTGGTCCAGTGTGCAAGTCAGGTGGAGGCAGAAATCCAGGTCCTGCTGAAACAGCTGCAGGACTTACAGAGTAGCATGTGCAAGACCAACCAGCAAAAAGAGGAG GTCCAGAGATTAGCAGCCATGAATGAAGCCTTGCAGAAAGAGCTGAAGAGCCTGAGCACTGAAGAGGGCCAGATGAAGAGGGCGCTTGCCATGAAACTCGACAAGGAGTCGAAACAACAGATCCGTCGCCAGAAGAAAAAAGAGGTGAAAGATCAGCAggtcaaaaatatttatgg GCAATATGACAAAATCCACCAGAAACGAGAGGAATTTGTGAAAATAATAGAAGAAAGCAACCGTGAAACTAAACAGTTCAAGGAGAAGATGCAGAAGCTCAGAGAAAAGTGCAGCCAACGCACTCAAAAAGCCCAG GAGATCTACGATCGTCTCCTCACAACTTTGGAGCAGTATAACAAGCGGATTGAAAGCATTGTGGTGGAGACCAATGCAGACACCTTAAAAATGAAATCACACTTCTAG
- the nuf2 gene encoding kinetochore protein Nuf2 isoform X1 → MSEQQCEKEAGMTENTFPVYKVDVIVQFYRTEVLTGQEAKHFTKNDITPNPKAETIQRVYMRVLQLLFRFRPECHYTVPLSENVQYPMLYEWVTPIMSVYMRMCQFLPLCHVYDFSLNDLLNPKVKRTITILSAIQNFLHFRKQRLEMAAAHQQSFRSDMDRLQAYTREIKEAEKKIEKLTTIPPEQQAEAKELAAALAELTTNTQHEYQDVNAMNEKVAQCKTEIAEISQKLTQRKLDVATLKDEISKLKSQIVESPEELKNEMEKMKENVKSIKMSKELADERLVELQMLVQCASQVEAEIQVLLKQLQDLQSSMCKTNQQKEEVQRLAAMNEALQKELKSLSTEEGQMKRALAMKLDKESKQQIRRQKKKEVKDQQVKNIYGQYDKIHQKREEFVKIIEESNRETKQFKEKMQKLREKCSQRTQKAQEIYDRLLTTLEQYNKRIESIVVETNADTLKMKSHF, encoded by the exons ATGTCGGAGCAACAGTGTGAAAAAGAGG CAGGCATGACTGAAAACACCTTCCCGGTGTACAAGGTGGATGTTATTGTGCAGTTCTACCGAACCGAAGTTCTGACTGGACAAGAGGCTAAACATTTCACGAAGAATGATATTACTCCGAACCCAAAG GCAGAAACCATTCAGAGAGTCTACATGAGAGTTTTGCAGCTTCTGTTTCGTTTCAGACCGGAGTGCCATTACACG GTGCCGCTGTCTGAAAACGTTCAGTACCCAATGCTGTATGAGTGGGTTACTCCAATCATGAGCGTTTACATGCGCAT GTGCCAGTTCTTACCGCTTTGTCATGTGTATGATTTTTCCCTGAATGACTTGCTCAACCCCA aggtGAAGCGAACAATCACTATTCTGAGCGCAATCCAAAATTTCCTACACTTCAGAAAGCAGAGGCTGGAAATGGCTGCTGCCCACCAGCAAAGTTTT cggTCTGATATGGACAGACTCCAGGCATACACAAGAGAAATAAAGGAAGCTGAGAAGAAGATTGAGAAACTGAC TACCATACCACCAGAGCAGCAAGCGGAGGCTAAAGAGCTGGCGGCCGCCCTGGCAGAGTTGACAACTAACACGCAGCATGAATATCAGGATGTG AATGCAATGAATGAAAAGGTTGCACAGTGCAAGACGGAAATTGCTGAGATATCACAGAAACTG ACTCAAAGGAAATTGGATGTGGCGACACTGAAGGACGAGATATCCAAGCTCAAGTCTCAGATTGTGGAGTCTCCTGAAGAGCTAAAAAACGAGATGGAAAAGATGAAAGAGAATGTGAAGAGCATTAAGATGTCAAAA GAGCTGGCCGATGAACGGTTGGTGGAGCTCCAGATGCTGGTCCAGTGTGCAAGTCAGGTGGAGGCAGAAATCCAGGTCCTGCTGAAACAGCTGCAGGACTTACAGAGTAGCATGTGCAAGACCAACCAGCAAAAAGAGGAG GTCCAGAGATTAGCAGCCATGAATGAAGCCTTGCAGAAAGAGCTGAAGAGCCTGAGCACTGAAGAGGGCCAGATGAAGAGGGCGCTTGCCATGAAACTCGACAAGGAGTCGAAACAACAGATCCGTCGCCAGAAGAAAAAAGAGGTGAAAGATCAGCAggtcaaaaatatttatgg GCAATATGACAAAATCCACCAGAAACGAGAGGAATTTGTGAAAATAATAGAAGAAAGCAACCGTGAAACTAAACAGTTCAAGGAGAAGATGCAGAAGCTCAGAGAAAAGTGCAGCCAACGCACTCAAAAAGCCCAG GAGATCTACGATCGTCTCCTCACAACTTTGGAGCAGTATAACAAGCGGATTGAAAGCATTGTGGTGGAGACCAATGCAGACACCTTAAAAATGAAATCACACTTCTAG
- the rab43 gene encoding ras-related protein Rab-43, with amino-acid sequence MSLLDSDDSYDLVFKIVLVGDVGVGKTCVVQRFKTGIFMEKQGNTIGVDFTMKTLEIHGKRVKLQIWDTAGQERFRTITQSYYRSANGAIITYDITKKATFMSVPKWMEDVKKYGGSNIVPLLIGNKSDLTDQREVSFADAQAMAHQLDFISAIETSAKDSNNVEEAFIKMASELILRHGGPMFTENVTDSFKLNSKDVTNAGWGCGC; translated from the exons ATGTCATTGCTGGACTCTGATGACAGCTACGATCTAGTCTTCAAAATAGTTCTGGTTGGAGATGTCGGTGTCGGCAAAACGTGTGTGGTTCAGCGTTTCAAAACCGGTATATTCATGGAAAAACAAGGGAACACGATCGGCGTGGATTTTACCATGAAGACACTGGAAATACATGGGAAAAGGGTGAAG TTACAGATTTGGGATACAGCCGGACAGGAACGCTTTCGCACAATCACACAGAGTTACTACCGCAGCGCCAACGGTGCCATCATCACTTATGACATCACAAAGAAGGCCACTTTTATGTCTGTGCCAAAGTGGATGGAGGATGTGAAGAAATACGGTGGTTCCAACATTGTTCCTCTTTTAATTG GTAATAAATCAGACTTGACTGACCAGCGTGAGGTTTCGTTTGCGGATGCGCAGGCCATGGCTCATCAGCTGGACTTTATTAGTGCCATCGAGACTTCAGCCAAGGACTCTAATAATGTGGAAGAGGCATTTATCAAAATGGCCAGTGAGCTCATCCTCAGACATGGCGGGCCCATGTTCACTGAAAACGTAACGGACAGCTTTAAACTGAACAGCAAGGATGTGACCAATGCGGGCTGGGGATGTGGGTGTTGA